One Brachyhypopomus gauderio isolate BG-103 chromosome 15, BGAUD_0.2, whole genome shotgun sequence genomic region harbors:
- the LOC143477092 gene encoding uncharacterized protein LOC143477092 isoform X3: MINKAGPQTNKAVMEDLNTPPCGRSGVSSTPETDAAVVTEEQWQVLRNILPSNMRMEDYNEVLEKISAWIKVAVKEVVLPALETGPLVERYTDGVSISSSSREVERGEMDDSPSQVTCSQGHVEESRRSRLSLLLISASSSSRFDVAAGSSTTPLPEPLRTMFGILEDKIFSLIYEEVTRVILNMLPPEIKQYLSVKATVRFMSAIVRDVLKQINLSLPDPYYAADTSERFRLPGRSIQDLAQYLMLTVMTSMEDLLDFCKFTSWLSDRRGFLTDIHDELDELLPSVTTATVGATVEDMLRISSEETSGDVAGDVSGRPLWHFLQAVSQHITSAAPVPVRVTSPKPVRRPGYQSFATKIGGKTSSLLEQKLLKNSKPRPRCERVLESILFSSTNEAHHRGTDTDKVKTHGLFEMSCETFRFEAAMRVMNVIMSETSELTKASQGIKTPDSSFKCTALSSSQVSDASLKSNAFASALSIVNTLTFTFRCAFEEDLFLKIRHPSTDPALYASQVRLVSEKVLRSTQGKLKEGLLTNLLMRSDADIAAQYSANQTYKLQLSSKNLIKCIIECVTKLISCRYRGLMAMQFLTTLSKEVELLYIKQILTPSAMHLEALSDLISTDSFEIIAQDVIRGAAHEQNVECSWKALDRFLSIEALRQSSQQLIPIVGNQMKDNIAALEYLKAQISCTGSSVTSIPHLSKEAIVRSFVNTATEKLLEFEPRSSGSASVMEADLEELQSVQRCFSELSAMIGHIVMGDLTGVTTSQTEQDHTSSDLQVDVGLEKKPRRRFRFPRFLKLIFKKQKNKACVHSEEQMADKHMPDGLPSPSAVAPLSCDTSIPKLRRKSFSTRLAAFSKMCRKLGKTST; the protein is encoded by the exons atG ATTAATAAAGCTGGGCCTCAGACTAATAAAGCAGTGATGGAGGATCTCAACACGCCTCCATGTGGGAGAAGTGGAGTCTCATCCACCCCTGAGACTGATGCTGCAGTTGTAACTGAAGA ACAGTGGCAAGTGCTGAGGAACATACTGCCAAGCAAT ATGAGGATGGAAGATTACAATGAAGTGCTGGAAAAAATATCAGCATGGATCAAAGTAGCCGTGAAGGAGGTGGTTCTTCCAGCTCTTGAGACAGGCCCGTTAGTGGAGAGGTACACAGATGGAGTCTCCATCTCCAGCAGCTCCCGTGAGGTGGAGCGTGGAGAGATGGATGATTCTCCCTCTCAGGTAACCTGCAGCCAGGGACATGTTGAGGAGAGCAGACGTAGTCGTCTCTCTCTTCTGTTAATCTCAGCTTCCTCGAGCAG CAGGTTTGATGTAGCCGCAGGAAGCAGCACAACACCTCTGCCAGAGCCTCTCAGGACCATGTTTGGCATCTTGGAGGACAAGATCTTCAGCCTGATCTATGAAGAGGTCACGAGGGTCATTCTAAATATGTTGCCACCTGAGATAAAACAGTACCTCAGCGTGAAAGCAACCGTCAGGTTCATGTCTGCTATTGTGCGGGACGTCCTAAAGCAG ATCAACTTGTCTCTTCCGGATCCTTATTATGCTGCTGACACCTCCGAAAGGTTTAGACTGCCTGGAAGATCCATTCAGGACCTTGCCCAATATCTGATGCTCACCGTTATGACCAGCATGGAGGATCTTCTGGACTTCTGCAAGTTCACTAGCTGGTTAAGTGACAGGCGAGGTTTTCTTACTGACATCCATGATGAgctggatgagttgctgcctTCTGTCACAACGGCAACAGTAGGAGCAACTGTTGAGGACATGTTGAGGATCTCCAGTGAGGAAACATcaggtgatgttgctggagaCGTCTCAGGCAGACCCCTGTGGCACTTCCTACAGGCTGTGTCTCAGCACATCACCTCTGCAGCTCCAGTGCCTGTGAGAGTCACCTCACCAAAACCAGTGAGACGGCCAGGGTACCAGTCCTTTGCTACAAAAATTGGAGGCAAAACATCATCCCTGCTTGAACAGAAGCTGCTAAAGAACAGCAAGCCAAGACCTCGCTGTGAAAGGGTCTTGGAGAGCATCCTTTTTAGCAGCACAAATGAGGCTCACCACAGGGGCACAGACACTGATAAGGTGAAAACACACGGGCTCTTCGAAATGTCCTGTGAGACTTTCCGGTTTGAGGCTGCCATGAGGGTCATGAATGTCATTATGAGTGAGACCTCAGAGCTCACCAAAGCATCACAGGGCATCAAAACCCCGGACTCGAGCTTCAAATGTACAGCGTTGAGCTCATCTCAAGTGTCTGATGCTTCCCTCAAGAGTAATGCATTTGCATCAGCATTATCAATCGTAAATACACTAACCTTCACTTTCAGATGCGCTTTTGAGGaggatttgtttttaaagataCGTCATCCTTCCACTGACCCAGCACTGTACGCATCTCAAGTGCGCCTGGTGTCAGAAAAGGTCCTGAGGTCCACCCAGGGCAAACTTAAGGAAGGTCTTCTTACAAACCTCCTCATGAGGTCTGATGCAGATATTGCAGCCCAATACAGTGCGAATCAGACCTACAAACTACAGCTCAGCTCAAAAAACCTCATAAAGTGCATTATTGAATGTGTAACGAAATTGATATCATGCCGTTACAGAGGGCTGATGGCAATGCAATTTCTAACAACTCTGTCCAAAGAGGTGGAGCTTCTTTACATAAAGCAGATCTTAACACCATCTGCCATGCATTTAGAAGCCCTCAGTGACCTAATAAGTACAGACAGTTTTGAAATAATTGCTCAAGACGTGATCCGTGGTGCAGCCCATGAGCAAAATGTGGAGTGTTCCTGGAAAGCGCTGGACAGGTTCCTCTCCATAGAAGCCCTCAGGCAGTCCTCCCAGCAGCTCATCCCCATAGTGGGGAACCAGATGAAGGACAATATTGCTGCTCTGGAATATTTGAAGGCACAAATAAGCTGCACAGGGAGCTCAGTGACGTCGATTCCTCACCTTTCCAAAGAGGCCATCGTGAGAAGCTTTGTCAATACAGCTACAGAGAAACTTCTCGAATTTGAGCCTCGTTCTTCTGGGAGCGCCTCTGTGATGGAGGCTGACTTGGAAGAGCTGCAGTCAGTACAGCGATGCTTCTCTGAGCTGTCAGCAATGATTGGCCACATTGTGATGGGTGATCTCACTGGCGTCACCACTTCTCAGACAGAGCAGGACCACACAAGCTCTGATCTGCAAGTGGACGTGGGGCTGGAGAAGAAACCTCGTCGCCGGTTCAGGTTTCCAAGGTTCCTCAAGCTCATATTCAAG aaacagaaaaacaaaGCGTGTGTGCACTCCGAGGAACAGATGGCGGACAAACATATGCCAGATG GTCTCCCGTCTCCCAGTGCTGTAGCACCACTGTCCTGTGATACGTCCATCCCTAAGCTCAGGAGGAAGTCATTCTCTACCAGACTAGCAGCTTTCTCCAAGATGTGCagaaaattagggaaaacatctACTTAG
- the LOC143477092 gene encoding uncharacterized protein LOC143477092 isoform X2, producing the protein MSTCSGPSVSSREINKAGPQTNKAVMEDLNTPPCGRSGVSSTPETDAAVVTEEQWQVLRNILPSNMRMEDYNEVLEKISAWIKVAVKEVVLPALETGPLVERYTDGVSISSSSREVERGEMDDSPSQVTCSQGHVEESRRSRLSLLLISASSSSRFDVAAGSSTTPLPEPLRTMFGILEDKIFSLIYEEVTRVILNMLPPEIKQYLSVKATVRFMSAIVRDVLKQINLSLPDPYYAADTSERFRLPGRSIQDLAQYLMLTVMTSMEDLLDFCKFTSWLSDRRGFLTDIHDELDELLPSVTTATVGATVEDMLRISSEETSGDVAGDVSGRPLWHFLQAVSQHITSAAPVPVRVTSPKPVRRPGYQSFATKIGGKTSSLLEQKLLKNSKPRPRCERVLESILFSSTNEAHHRGTDTDKVKTHGLFEMSCETFRFEAAMRVMNVIMSETSELTKASQGIKTPDSSFKCTALSSSQVSDASLKSNAFASALSIVNTLTFTFRCAFEEDLFLKIRHPSTDPALYASQVRLVSEKVLRSTQGKLKEGLLTNLLMRSDADIAAQYSANQTYKLQLSSKNLIKCIIECVTKLISCRYRGLMAMQFLTTLSKEVELLYIKQILTPSAMHLEALSDLISTDSFEIIAQDVIRGAAHEQNVECSWKALDRFLSIEALRQSSQQLIPIVGNQMKDNIAALEYLKAQISCTGSSVTSIPHLSKEAIVRSFVNTATEKLLEFEPRSSGSASVMEADLEELQSVQRCFSELSAMIGHIVMGDLTGVTTSQTEQDHTSSDLQVDVGLEKKPRRRFRFPRFLKLIFKKQKNKACVHSEEQMADKHMPDGLPSPSAVAPLSCDTSIPKLRRKSFSTRLAAFSKMCRKLGKTST; encoded by the exons ATTAATAAAGCTGGGCCTCAGACTAATAAAGCAGTGATGGAGGATCTCAACACGCCTCCATGTGGGAGAAGTGGAGTCTCATCCACCCCTGAGACTGATGCTGCAGTTGTAACTGAAGA ACAGTGGCAAGTGCTGAGGAACATACTGCCAAGCAAT ATGAGGATGGAAGATTACAATGAAGTGCTGGAAAAAATATCAGCATGGATCAAAGTAGCCGTGAAGGAGGTGGTTCTTCCAGCTCTTGAGACAGGCCCGTTAGTGGAGAGGTACACAGATGGAGTCTCCATCTCCAGCAGCTCCCGTGAGGTGGAGCGTGGAGAGATGGATGATTCTCCCTCTCAGGTAACCTGCAGCCAGGGACATGTTGAGGAGAGCAGACGTAGTCGTCTCTCTCTTCTGTTAATCTCAGCTTCCTCGAGCAG CAGGTTTGATGTAGCCGCAGGAAGCAGCACAACACCTCTGCCAGAGCCTCTCAGGACCATGTTTGGCATCTTGGAGGACAAGATCTTCAGCCTGATCTATGAAGAGGTCACGAGGGTCATTCTAAATATGTTGCCACCTGAGATAAAACAGTACCTCAGCGTGAAAGCAACCGTCAGGTTCATGTCTGCTATTGTGCGGGACGTCCTAAAGCAG ATCAACTTGTCTCTTCCGGATCCTTATTATGCTGCTGACACCTCCGAAAGGTTTAGACTGCCTGGAAGATCCATTCAGGACCTTGCCCAATATCTGATGCTCACCGTTATGACCAGCATGGAGGATCTTCTGGACTTCTGCAAGTTCACTAGCTGGTTAAGTGACAGGCGAGGTTTTCTTACTGACATCCATGATGAgctggatgagttgctgcctTCTGTCACAACGGCAACAGTAGGAGCAACTGTTGAGGACATGTTGAGGATCTCCAGTGAGGAAACATcaggtgatgttgctggagaCGTCTCAGGCAGACCCCTGTGGCACTTCCTACAGGCTGTGTCTCAGCACATCACCTCTGCAGCTCCAGTGCCTGTGAGAGTCACCTCACCAAAACCAGTGAGACGGCCAGGGTACCAGTCCTTTGCTACAAAAATTGGAGGCAAAACATCATCCCTGCTTGAACAGAAGCTGCTAAAGAACAGCAAGCCAAGACCTCGCTGTGAAAGGGTCTTGGAGAGCATCCTTTTTAGCAGCACAAATGAGGCTCACCACAGGGGCACAGACACTGATAAGGTGAAAACACACGGGCTCTTCGAAATGTCCTGTGAGACTTTCCGGTTTGAGGCTGCCATGAGGGTCATGAATGTCATTATGAGTGAGACCTCAGAGCTCACCAAAGCATCACAGGGCATCAAAACCCCGGACTCGAGCTTCAAATGTACAGCGTTGAGCTCATCTCAAGTGTCTGATGCTTCCCTCAAGAGTAATGCATTTGCATCAGCATTATCAATCGTAAATACACTAACCTTCACTTTCAGATGCGCTTTTGAGGaggatttgtttttaaagataCGTCATCCTTCCACTGACCCAGCACTGTACGCATCTCAAGTGCGCCTGGTGTCAGAAAAGGTCCTGAGGTCCACCCAGGGCAAACTTAAGGAAGGTCTTCTTACAAACCTCCTCATGAGGTCTGATGCAGATATTGCAGCCCAATACAGTGCGAATCAGACCTACAAACTACAGCTCAGCTCAAAAAACCTCATAAAGTGCATTATTGAATGTGTAACGAAATTGATATCATGCCGTTACAGAGGGCTGATGGCAATGCAATTTCTAACAACTCTGTCCAAAGAGGTGGAGCTTCTTTACATAAAGCAGATCTTAACACCATCTGCCATGCATTTAGAAGCCCTCAGTGACCTAATAAGTACAGACAGTTTTGAAATAATTGCTCAAGACGTGATCCGTGGTGCAGCCCATGAGCAAAATGTGGAGTGTTCCTGGAAAGCGCTGGACAGGTTCCTCTCCATAGAAGCCCTCAGGCAGTCCTCCCAGCAGCTCATCCCCATAGTGGGGAACCAGATGAAGGACAATATTGCTGCTCTGGAATATTTGAAGGCACAAATAAGCTGCACAGGGAGCTCAGTGACGTCGATTCCTCACCTTTCCAAAGAGGCCATCGTGAGAAGCTTTGTCAATACAGCTACAGAGAAACTTCTCGAATTTGAGCCTCGTTCTTCTGGGAGCGCCTCTGTGATGGAGGCTGACTTGGAAGAGCTGCAGTCAGTACAGCGATGCTTCTCTGAGCTGTCAGCAATGATTGGCCACATTGTGATGGGTGATCTCACTGGCGTCACCACTTCTCAGACAGAGCAGGACCACACAAGCTCTGATCTGCAAGTGGACGTGGGGCTGGAGAAGAAACCTCGTCGCCGGTTCAGGTTTCCAAGGTTCCTCAAGCTCATATTCAAG aaacagaaaaacaaaGCGTGTGTGCACTCCGAGGAACAGATGGCGGACAAACATATGCCAGATG GTCTCCCGTCTCCCAGTGCTGTAGCACCACTGTCCTGTGATACGTCCATCCCTAAGCTCAGGAGGAAGTCATTCTCTACCAGACTAGCAGCTTTCTCCAAGATGTGCagaaaattagggaaaacatctACTTAG
- the LOC143477092 gene encoding uncharacterized protein LOC143477092 isoform X1, whose translation MERLFQVTMKKLMMRINKAGPQTNKAVMEDLNTPPCGRSGVSSTPETDAAVVTEEQWQVLRNILPSNMRMEDYNEVLEKISAWIKVAVKEVVLPALETGPLVERYTDGVSISSSSREVERGEMDDSPSQVTCSQGHVEESRRSRLSLLLISASSSSRFDVAAGSSTTPLPEPLRTMFGILEDKIFSLIYEEVTRVILNMLPPEIKQYLSVKATVRFMSAIVRDVLKQINLSLPDPYYAADTSERFRLPGRSIQDLAQYLMLTVMTSMEDLLDFCKFTSWLSDRRGFLTDIHDELDELLPSVTTATVGATVEDMLRISSEETSGDVAGDVSGRPLWHFLQAVSQHITSAAPVPVRVTSPKPVRRPGYQSFATKIGGKTSSLLEQKLLKNSKPRPRCERVLESILFSSTNEAHHRGTDTDKVKTHGLFEMSCETFRFEAAMRVMNVIMSETSELTKASQGIKTPDSSFKCTALSSSQVSDASLKSNAFASALSIVNTLTFTFRCAFEEDLFLKIRHPSTDPALYASQVRLVSEKVLRSTQGKLKEGLLTNLLMRSDADIAAQYSANQTYKLQLSSKNLIKCIIECVTKLISCRYRGLMAMQFLTTLSKEVELLYIKQILTPSAMHLEALSDLISTDSFEIIAQDVIRGAAHEQNVECSWKALDRFLSIEALRQSSQQLIPIVGNQMKDNIAALEYLKAQISCTGSSVTSIPHLSKEAIVRSFVNTATEKLLEFEPRSSGSASVMEADLEELQSVQRCFSELSAMIGHIVMGDLTGVTTSQTEQDHTSSDLQVDVGLEKKPRRRFRFPRFLKLIFKKQKNKACVHSEEQMADKHMPDGLPSPSAVAPLSCDTSIPKLRRKSFSTRLAAFSKMCRKLGKTST comes from the exons ATTAATAAAGCTGGGCCTCAGACTAATAAAGCAGTGATGGAGGATCTCAACACGCCTCCATGTGGGAGAAGTGGAGTCTCATCCACCCCTGAGACTGATGCTGCAGTTGTAACTGAAGA ACAGTGGCAAGTGCTGAGGAACATACTGCCAAGCAAT ATGAGGATGGAAGATTACAATGAAGTGCTGGAAAAAATATCAGCATGGATCAAAGTAGCCGTGAAGGAGGTGGTTCTTCCAGCTCTTGAGACAGGCCCGTTAGTGGAGAGGTACACAGATGGAGTCTCCATCTCCAGCAGCTCCCGTGAGGTGGAGCGTGGAGAGATGGATGATTCTCCCTCTCAGGTAACCTGCAGCCAGGGACATGTTGAGGAGAGCAGACGTAGTCGTCTCTCTCTTCTGTTAATCTCAGCTTCCTCGAGCAG CAGGTTTGATGTAGCCGCAGGAAGCAGCACAACACCTCTGCCAGAGCCTCTCAGGACCATGTTTGGCATCTTGGAGGACAAGATCTTCAGCCTGATCTATGAAGAGGTCACGAGGGTCATTCTAAATATGTTGCCACCTGAGATAAAACAGTACCTCAGCGTGAAAGCAACCGTCAGGTTCATGTCTGCTATTGTGCGGGACGTCCTAAAGCAG ATCAACTTGTCTCTTCCGGATCCTTATTATGCTGCTGACACCTCCGAAAGGTTTAGACTGCCTGGAAGATCCATTCAGGACCTTGCCCAATATCTGATGCTCACCGTTATGACCAGCATGGAGGATCTTCTGGACTTCTGCAAGTTCACTAGCTGGTTAAGTGACAGGCGAGGTTTTCTTACTGACATCCATGATGAgctggatgagttgctgcctTCTGTCACAACGGCAACAGTAGGAGCAACTGTTGAGGACATGTTGAGGATCTCCAGTGAGGAAACATcaggtgatgttgctggagaCGTCTCAGGCAGACCCCTGTGGCACTTCCTACAGGCTGTGTCTCAGCACATCACCTCTGCAGCTCCAGTGCCTGTGAGAGTCACCTCACCAAAACCAGTGAGACGGCCAGGGTACCAGTCCTTTGCTACAAAAATTGGAGGCAAAACATCATCCCTGCTTGAACAGAAGCTGCTAAAGAACAGCAAGCCAAGACCTCGCTGTGAAAGGGTCTTGGAGAGCATCCTTTTTAGCAGCACAAATGAGGCTCACCACAGGGGCACAGACACTGATAAGGTGAAAACACACGGGCTCTTCGAAATGTCCTGTGAGACTTTCCGGTTTGAGGCTGCCATGAGGGTCATGAATGTCATTATGAGTGAGACCTCAGAGCTCACCAAAGCATCACAGGGCATCAAAACCCCGGACTCGAGCTTCAAATGTACAGCGTTGAGCTCATCTCAAGTGTCTGATGCTTCCCTCAAGAGTAATGCATTTGCATCAGCATTATCAATCGTAAATACACTAACCTTCACTTTCAGATGCGCTTTTGAGGaggatttgtttttaaagataCGTCATCCTTCCACTGACCCAGCACTGTACGCATCTCAAGTGCGCCTGGTGTCAGAAAAGGTCCTGAGGTCCACCCAGGGCAAACTTAAGGAAGGTCTTCTTACAAACCTCCTCATGAGGTCTGATGCAGATATTGCAGCCCAATACAGTGCGAATCAGACCTACAAACTACAGCTCAGCTCAAAAAACCTCATAAAGTGCATTATTGAATGTGTAACGAAATTGATATCATGCCGTTACAGAGGGCTGATGGCAATGCAATTTCTAACAACTCTGTCCAAAGAGGTGGAGCTTCTTTACATAAAGCAGATCTTAACACCATCTGCCATGCATTTAGAAGCCCTCAGTGACCTAATAAGTACAGACAGTTTTGAAATAATTGCTCAAGACGTGATCCGTGGTGCAGCCCATGAGCAAAATGTGGAGTGTTCCTGGAAAGCGCTGGACAGGTTCCTCTCCATAGAAGCCCTCAGGCAGTCCTCCCAGCAGCTCATCCCCATAGTGGGGAACCAGATGAAGGACAATATTGCTGCTCTGGAATATTTGAAGGCACAAATAAGCTGCACAGGGAGCTCAGTGACGTCGATTCCTCACCTTTCCAAAGAGGCCATCGTGAGAAGCTTTGTCAATACAGCTACAGAGAAACTTCTCGAATTTGAGCCTCGTTCTTCTGGGAGCGCCTCTGTGATGGAGGCTGACTTGGAAGAGCTGCAGTCAGTACAGCGATGCTTCTCTGAGCTGTCAGCAATGATTGGCCACATTGTGATGGGTGATCTCACTGGCGTCACCACTTCTCAGACAGAGCAGGACCACACAAGCTCTGATCTGCAAGTGGACGTGGGGCTGGAGAAGAAACCTCGTCGCCGGTTCAGGTTTCCAAGGTTCCTCAAGCTCATATTCAAG aaacagaaaaacaaaGCGTGTGTGCACTCCGAGGAACAGATGGCGGACAAACATATGCCAGATG GTCTCCCGTCTCCCAGTGCTGTAGCACCACTGTCCTGTGATACGTCCATCCCTAAGCTCAGGAGGAAGTCATTCTCTACCAGACTAGCAGCTTTCTCCAAGATGTGCagaaaattagggaaaacatctACTTAG